Sequence from the Maribellus comscasis genome:
GGGAAGTATTCTTGGAGATAAAACCCGCATGGAAGATTTATCAGGTGATAAAAATGCATATATCCGACCGAGTCCCTCAGCCGGGTCGCTCGGAGGTGTTGCCCGAAAAACCCGTGAAACCATTGTTCTTTGTGAAGCTGCGGGGTTTTCTCATATTTTTATCGAAACGGTAGGAGTAGGACAAAGCGAAACAGCCGTGCATTCGATGACTGATTTTTTTCTTTTGCTTATGCTTGCCGGAGCAGGCGATGAATTACAAGGCATAAAACGCGGGATTATGGAAATGGCTGATTTAATTGCCATTAATAAAGCCGATGGACATAATGTGGATAAAGCTAAGATGGCAAAACGACAGTATGAGAATGCTCTTCATTTGTTTCCGGCCAAAGAATCGGAATGGCGACCACAGGTTTTAACCTGTTCGGCTGCAACAAAAAAAGGAATAGTGGATGTTTGGGACAAGATTGAAGAACATAAAAAGCAGACCGCACAAAATGGATATTTTTCCCGTAAACGTAACCAGCAGGCAATTTTTTGGATGCATGAAACCATTCAGGAACAACTGAAAAGAGATTTTTATCAAAATCCTTTCATCAAGGGAAAAATTGCAGAAATGGAATCCAGCGTTTTAAATAACCAAATGAGTTCTTTTGTTGCCGCGGGTGAATTATTGAAAATACATAACGAAAATCAAAAAGAGAGTTAAGAACTCTCTTTTTTTCTTTACGGTTTTTCTGTTTCTGCATCATTGTGAAAACCTTTTTCTTTCATTCTTTGAATAATTCTTTCTCTTTTTTCATCCGGAATTTTTTTCCATTTTTCTTCCAAGCGGCCGTGCCAGTACTTCTTTTTGCGGTCGGAATGCCAGTTGCGTCCATGACAACCGCCCGAAAACAGAATTTTTGACAAAATCAGTATGCCGGCAGCCTGCCAAAAAGTTATCGCTCCCAGACTGAACAGGGCAGGCATTAACCAGTTCCAAAGCCACATCGTGACAAAAATGGCCAATACAAAAAATGCGGTTCCAAAAAATATTGCGCCTGTAATATACCTTACTTTTTTCATTACTTTATTGTTTTAATTGTTGATATAATCCTTTTAATTTTTCACGTAAATAGAGCACTGCGTATCTTTTCCGCGAAATGAGTGTATTTACTTTCTCTCCGGAAATCCGGCTTATTTCCCTGAACGAACGGTTTTCGAATTCATGGAGAACAAAAACTT
This genomic interval carries:
- the meaB gene encoding methylmalonyl Co-A mutase-associated GTPase MeaB, which produces MGDNSHEHIENNSEYKGLKVNKGIPQPEIVNNESVQRFLTKKRKLLSVDEYVNGILKGDITLLSRAVTLVESSKPEHQKIAQQIIEKCLPHSGNSLRIGITGVPGVGKSTFIEALGKYLTGQGNKLAVLAIDPSSERSKGSILGDKTRMEDLSGDKNAYIRPSPSAGSLGGVARKTRETIVLCEAAGFSHIFIETVGVGQSETAVHSMTDFFLLLMLAGAGDELQGIKRGIMEMADLIAINKADGHNVDKAKMAKRQYENALHLFPAKESEWRPQVLTCSAATKKGIVDVWDKIEEHKKQTAQNGYFSRKRNQQAIFWMHETIQEQLKRDFYQNPFIKGKIAEMESSVLNNQMSSFVAAGELLKIHNENQKES